From a region of the Actinomadura luzonensis genome:
- a CDS encoding xanthine dehydrogenase family protein molybdopterin-binding subunit produces the protein MGDGYVGARTPRREDARLLTGRAGYVGNVRLPGQVHAHVVRSPVAHGRLLGCDAKAAWASEGVLDVITPAEVGHLRLPCVNLAPGQRLTHYRVLEETVRYAGQPLAVVVARTPEAARDAADLVDLELDELPALVGVERALAADAPLLHPDWGTNVVTDYRLGDDDCAAVVERAPHVVEMTFRMGRVSPHPIEPRGVVAAYDGDELTVHLSTQAPHHAREHLADAFGLSHDRVRVIARDTGGGFGGKEHLYPDEALICLAAMRLGRPVAWTEAPGDRLLATLPARAAVHRGRLALDDDGRFLALQVDVLADLGAHPSNAGASTAAVTATLLPGPYRFDRVAVRVRAAVTTTTPTGSYRGFGQPEGTLTRERLIDEAARRLGVDPVELRLRNLLGPEELPCTTRVYQRYDSGDYPRALRTLRDLVEPVRADDGRRRGIGYSCHVESTGMGPSDDLKAIGVLAGGYETAVLRMEQDASVVVACGVVGIGQGIETALAQLAADRVGVPLERVRVVLGDTAATPYSSVGSIASRALTLGGGALVRAAGRLRDKLLALAAHRLEVAVEDLELVDEAVRVKGDPRASVTLRELATSAWRGWDLPEGAQPGLEERVSYDPPAYTFAYGAHAAAVAVDPETGAVEVERYWVVNDAGVLVNPAVVEGQLHGGVAQGLGQALSEDIGYTEEGQPITDYLLPTTREVPDIQVVMLETPSPVTPGGMKGVGEAGTIGPPAAVLNAVADALPEIAARVTDVPLTPSAVWSLLRDR, from the coding sequence ATGGGAGACGGTTATGTCGGCGCCAGGACGCCGCGACGGGAAGACGCCCGGCTGCTGACCGGGCGGGCCGGGTACGTCGGCAACGTCCGGCTGCCCGGCCAGGTCCACGCGCACGTCGTCCGCAGCCCCGTCGCGCACGGCCGGCTGCTCGGCTGCGACGCCAAGGCGGCCTGGGCGAGCGAGGGCGTGCTCGACGTGATCACCCCGGCCGAGGTCGGCCACCTCCGCCTGCCCTGCGTCAACCTCGCGCCCGGCCAGCGCCTCACCCACTACCGGGTGCTGGAGGAGACCGTCAGGTACGCGGGCCAGCCGCTCGCCGTCGTGGTCGCCCGTACGCCGGAGGCCGCCAGGGACGCCGCCGACCTCGTCGACCTGGAGCTCGACGAGCTGCCCGCGCTCGTCGGCGTGGAACGCGCGCTCGCGGCGGACGCCCCGCTGCTCCACCCCGACTGGGGCACCAACGTGGTGACCGACTACCGGCTCGGCGACGACGACTGCGCGGCCGTGGTCGAGCGGGCGCCGCACGTGGTGGAGATGACGTTCCGGATGGGCCGGGTCTCGCCGCACCCCATCGAGCCGCGCGGCGTCGTGGCCGCCTACGACGGCGACGAGCTGACCGTGCACCTGTCGACGCAGGCGCCGCACCACGCCCGCGAGCACCTGGCCGACGCCTTCGGCCTCTCCCACGACCGGGTCCGCGTGATCGCCCGCGACACCGGCGGCGGCTTCGGCGGCAAGGAGCACCTCTACCCCGACGAGGCGCTGATCTGCCTGGCCGCGATGCGGCTCGGCCGCCCGGTGGCCTGGACGGAGGCCCCGGGCGACCGCCTGCTGGCCACGCTGCCCGCCCGCGCCGCCGTGCACCGGGGCCGGCTGGCCCTCGACGACGACGGGCGCTTCCTGGCCCTCCAGGTGGACGTGCTGGCCGACCTCGGCGCCCACCCGTCGAACGCCGGCGCCTCCACGGCGGCGGTCACCGCCACGCTGCTGCCGGGGCCGTACCGGTTCGACCGGGTCGCGGTGCGGGTGCGCGCCGCGGTGACCACGACGACGCCGACCGGCTCCTACCGCGGCTTCGGCCAGCCCGAGGGCACCCTGACCAGGGAGCGGCTGATCGACGAGGCCGCCCGCCGGCTCGGCGTGGACCCCGTGGAGCTGCGGCTGCGCAACCTGCTGGGGCCGGAGGAGCTGCCCTGCACGACGCGCGTGTACCAGCGCTACGACTCCGGCGACTACCCGCGCGCCCTCCGCACCCTGCGCGACCTGGTCGAGCCGGTGCGCGCGGACGACGGGCGGCGGCGCGGCATCGGCTACTCGTGCCACGTCGAGAGCACCGGCATGGGCCCGTCGGACGACCTCAAGGCCATCGGCGTGCTCGCCGGCGGCTACGAGACGGCGGTGCTGCGGATGGAGCAGGACGCCTCGGTGGTGGTCGCCTGCGGCGTGGTCGGGATCGGGCAGGGCATCGAGACCGCGCTGGCGCAGCTCGCCGCCGACCGCGTGGGGGTGCCGCTGGAGCGGGTGCGGGTGGTGCTGGGCGACACGGCGGCGACGCCGTACTCGTCGGTGGGGTCGATCGCCAGCCGGGCGCTGACGCTCGGCGGCGGCGCGCTCGTCCGGGCCGCCGGGCGGCTGCGGGACAAGCTGCTGGCCCTCGCCGCGCACCGGCTGGAGGTCGCCGTCGAGGACCTGGAGCTGGTGGACGAGGCGGTGCGGGTCAAGGGCGACCCGCGGGCGTCGGTGACGCTGCGCGAGCTGGCCACGTCCGCGTGGCGGGGCTGGGACCTGCCCGAGGGGGCGCAGCCCGGCCTGGAGGAGCGGGTCAGCTACGACCCGCCCGCCTACACCTTCGCCTACGGCGCGCACGCGGCGGCCGTCGCGGTGGACCCGGAGACGGGCGCGGTCGAGGTGGAGCGCTACTGGGTGGTGAACGACGCGGGCGTGCTGGTGAACCCGGCCGTGGTGGAGGGCCAGCTGCACGGCGGCGTGGCGCAGGGCCTCGGCCAGGCGCTGAGCGAGGACATCGGCTACACCGAGGAGGGCCAGCCGATCACCGACTACCTGCTGCCGACCACGCGGGAGGTGCCGGACATCCAGGTCGTCATGCTGGAGACGCCCTCGCCGGTCACGCCGGGCGGCATGAAGGGGGTCGGTGAGGCGGGCACCATCGGCCCGCCTGCGGCCGTGCTGAACGCCGTGGCCGACGCCCTTCCCGAGATCGCCGCCCGGGTCACCGACGTGCCGCTCACGCCGTCGGCGGTGTGGTCGCTGCTGCGCGACCGCTGA
- a CDS encoding MSMEG_6728 family protein, which yields MQTFLPYPDFTATAAVLDPLRLGKQRVETLQVLRALTVPGYGWRHHPVVKMWAGYEEALIRYGLAVCDTWCALGRADTCAATMTTELARLRGTPEIRQQPELAAAGELPPWLGDEALHLSHRSALLRKDPAYYRPKFGDEEPDDLEYVWPRSDRLPESA from the coding sequence ATGCAGACCTTCCTGCCATATCCGGATTTCACGGCGACCGCGGCGGTGCTCGACCCGCTGCGGCTCGGCAAGCAGCGGGTGGAGACCCTCCAGGTCCTGCGCGCCCTCACCGTCCCCGGCTACGGCTGGCGTCACCATCCCGTCGTCAAGATGTGGGCCGGGTACGAGGAGGCCCTGATCCGCTACGGCCTGGCGGTGTGCGACACCTGGTGCGCCCTCGGCCGGGCCGACACCTGCGCCGCCACGATGACGACCGAGCTGGCGCGGCTCCGCGGCACGCCCGAGATCCGCCAGCAGCCCGAGCTGGCCGCCGCCGGCGAACTGCCGCCCTGGCTCGGCGACGAGGCCCTGCACCTCAGCCACCGCTCGGCGCTGCTGCGCAAGGACCCCGCCTACTACCGGCCCAAGTTCGGCGACGAGGAGCCGGACGACCTGGAGTACGTCTGGCCGCGCTCGGACCGGCTGCCGGAGAGCGCCTAG
- a CDS encoding multicopper oxidase family protein — translation MTSTRRELLRLAGLAALVAAAAPGCSLLAGTPQPQLLASTAPLPRPYAVPLPIPEVARPVRSEGGADHYELTERPAEAELLPGLRTQVWGYGGSFPGPTIVARSGRRTVVRLVNQLAEPTVLHLHGGHTPAESDGFPTDLVPPGAARAYTYPLDQRAATLWYHDHRMDHTGQQVWRGLAGMFLVRDDEEEALPLPSGERDVPLLICDRSFAADGSLLYPALGGGRPGVREAYMGGVLGDVILVNGAPWPELRVARTRYRLRLCNGSNARAYELTTGGPITRIGGDGGLLAAPRTARTIRLAPGERADVVVDFAAYRLGQQVELRNLAGEGPQARVMRFTVDRDEPDDSAVPQRLSAVEALDPSRARVTRDFTFSSGGLHGGTGWLINGRPFDPGRMEARPKLGETEVWRLTSDVAHPVHLHLGHFQVVSVNGERPAGPPEWKDTVELREAQTVEIVTRFTGYRGRYVLHCHNLEHEDMAMMAAFEVV, via the coding sequence GTGACCTCGACCAGGCGGGAGCTGCTGCGGCTGGCCGGCCTCGCGGCGCTGGTCGCGGCGGCGGCCCCGGGCTGCTCCCTGCTGGCCGGCACCCCGCAGCCGCAGCTCCTCGCCAGCACCGCCCCGCTGCCCCGCCCGTACGCCGTGCCGCTGCCGATCCCCGAGGTGGCCCGGCCGGTCAGGAGCGAGGGCGGCGCCGACCACTACGAGCTGACCGAACGGCCGGCCGAGGCAGAGCTGCTGCCGGGCCTGCGCACCCAGGTCTGGGGGTACGGCGGAAGCTTCCCCGGCCCGACGATCGTGGCGCGCAGCGGCCGGCGGACCGTGGTGCGGCTGGTCAACCAGCTCGCCGAGCCGACCGTGCTGCACCTGCACGGCGGGCACACGCCGGCGGAGTCCGACGGCTTCCCGACCGACCTCGTGCCGCCCGGCGCGGCCCGGGCGTACACGTACCCGCTGGACCAGCGCGCCGCCACGCTCTGGTACCACGACCACCGCATGGACCACACGGGGCAGCAGGTGTGGCGGGGCCTGGCGGGCATGTTCCTGGTGCGCGACGACGAGGAGGAGGCGCTGCCGCTGCCGTCGGGGGAGCGCGACGTGCCGCTGCTGATCTGCGACCGGTCGTTCGCGGCCGACGGGTCCCTGCTGTACCCGGCGCTCGGCGGCGGGCGGCCGGGGGTGCGGGAGGCGTACATGGGGGGCGTGCTCGGCGACGTCATCCTGGTCAACGGCGCGCCGTGGCCGGAGCTGCGGGTGGCCCGGACCCGGTACCGGCTGCGCCTCTGCAACGGCTCGAACGCCCGCGCGTACGAGCTGACGACCGGCGGCCCGATCACCCGGATCGGCGGCGACGGCGGCCTGCTGGCCGCGCCGCGCACCGCGCGCACGATCCGGCTGGCCCCGGGCGAGCGCGCCGACGTCGTGGTCGACTTCGCCGCCTACCGCCTCGGGCAGCAGGTCGAGCTGCGGAACCTGGCGGGGGAGGGCCCGCAGGCCCGGGTGATGCGCTTCACCGTGGACCGGGACGAGCCGGACGACTCGGCCGTCCCGCAGCGGCTCTCCGCCGTCGAGGCGCTCGACCCGTCCCGGGCCAGGGTGACCCGGGACTTCACCTTCAGCAGCGGCGGCCTGCACGGCGGCACCGGCTGGCTGATCAACGGCCGCCCGTTCGACCCCGGGCGCATGGAGGCCAGGCCGAAGCTGGGGGAGACCGAGGTGTGGCGGCTGACCAGCGACGTCGCCCACCCGGTGCACCTGCACCTCGGCCACTTCCAGGTGGTGTCGGTCAACGGCGAGCGCCCGGCCGGCCCGCCCGAGTGGAAGGACACGGTCGAGCTGCGCGAGGCGCAGACCGTCGAGATCGTCACCCGCTTCACCGGCTACCGGGGCCGCTACGTCCTGCACTGCCACAACCTGGAGCACGAGGACATGGCGATGATGGCCGCCTTCGAGGTGGTCTAG
- a CDS encoding carboxymuconolactone decarboxylase family protein — protein sequence MDTIRNDGRGKGQFRYVTPVPPEAATGRVAEVYAQLAEDFGMARMPVFLTLSPAPEVLAATWALLRESLLAGEVARTGKEVVALGVSLANRCPFCVAAHTTLLHATGDHRLAETVAAGGVPDDPGHARLLAWAKERGPAPFPDDEAPEYLGTALTFHFVNRMASALLTENLLPGNLQKSRLVRSLGGRAMSRAVRRRLPPGASLPLVADLRGRPEPGWAARTPVGVAYAALRTAARDGGHLLGDAARAVVAGTVAAWDGEHPPMGGAWLDGPLAGLPAAERPAARLALLAALAPYRVTDPDVAAWRTAGPAVADMAARRGGGSVVSDADLVRLVAFGAILATERAETLITRPATLTPAKGRS from the coding sequence ATGGACACGATCAGAAACGACGGCCGGGGCAAAGGGCAGTTCCGGTACGTGACCCCGGTGCCCCCCGAGGCCGCGACCGGCCGGGTCGCCGAGGTCTACGCCCAGCTCGCCGAGGACTTCGGCATGGCCCGCATGCCGGTCTTCCTGACGTTGTCGCCCGCGCCGGAGGTGCTGGCCGCGACCTGGGCCCTGCTGCGCGAGTCGCTGCTGGCCGGGGAGGTCGCGCGGACCGGCAAGGAGGTCGTGGCGCTGGGGGTGTCGCTGGCGAACCGGTGCCCGTTCTGCGTGGCGGCGCACACGACGCTGCTGCACGCGACCGGCGACCACCGGCTCGCCGAGACCGTCGCCGCCGGGGGCGTGCCCGACGACCCCGGGCACGCGCGGCTGCTGGCCTGGGCCAAGGAGCGAGGGCCCGCGCCGTTCCCCGACGACGAGGCGCCCGAGTACCTGGGGACCGCGCTCACCTTCCACTTCGTCAACCGGATGGCCTCGGCGCTGCTCACCGAGAACCTGCTGCCGGGCAACCTGCAGAAGTCGCGGCTGGTGCGGAGCTTGGGCGGGCGGGCGATGTCCCGCGCGGTCCGGAGGCGGCTGCCGCCGGGCGCGAGCCTGCCGCTGGTCGCCGACCTGCGCGGCCGCCCGGAGCCCGGATGGGCGGCGCGCACCCCGGTCGGCGTCGCCTACGCGGCCCTGCGGACGGCGGCCAGGGACGGCGGCCACCTGCTCGGCGACGCCGCCAGGGCCGTGGTCGCCGGGACGGTCGCGGCCTGGGACGGCGAGCACCCGCCGATGGGCGGGGCCTGGCTGGACGGCCCGCTCGCCGGGCTGCCCGCGGCGGAGCGGCCCGCGGCCCGGCTGGCGCTCCTCGCGGCGCTGGCCCCGTACCGGGTGACCGACCCCGACGTGGCCGCCTGGCGCACCGCCGGCCCCGCCGTCGCGGACATGGCCGCTCGGCGCGGCGGAGGCTCCGTGGTCAGCGATGCCGATCTTGTCCGGCTGGTCGCGTTCGGGGCGATCCTCGCCACCGAGCGGGCCGAGACCCTCATCACCCGACCGGCCACCCTCACCCCCGCGAAAGGACGATCATGA
- a CDS encoding sensor histidine kinase has product MSYLERWRPIAQDGLLAGVVAVLLAVNAIAARNPTVLDLAAVLAGSLGLVWWRRAPLVALSVSTACMLVYAVHAVPGPPAAFPVLVSVFAAVRYGHRLPAALAGAVFLGAYLSAALATVTDRPAFETVQGTTLLLGWFLAAGVTGTVTRHRQAYLEQAEQRAAEAERTREEVARRRAGEERLRIARELHDSLTHSISVIKVQAGVAVHLARKRGEEVPAALLAIQEASGDAMRELRATLEVLRDEPATAPPPEATAGDAEDEPPADPAPSGLDRLDDLVQRARSIGLPTTVTVEGDRRALPPEVDRAAYRIVQEALTNVSRHAGGAAAEVRVEYAPAELVVQVDDDGAASADAPPVPGTGLLGMRERVTALGGRLRTEPRPEGGFTVRAELPLREPA; this is encoded by the coding sequence GTGAGCTATCTGGAGCGATGGCGGCCGATCGCCCAGGACGGCCTGCTCGCCGGCGTCGTGGCCGTCCTGCTGGCGGTCAACGCGATCGCCGCGCGGAACCCGACCGTCCTCGACCTCGCGGCCGTGCTCGCCGGCTCGCTCGGGCTGGTGTGGTGGCGGCGGGCGCCGCTCGTCGCGTTGTCCGTCAGCACCGCCTGCATGCTCGTGTACGCCGTGCACGCCGTGCCGGGCCCGCCGGCCGCCTTCCCCGTGCTGGTGTCGGTGTTCGCCGCGGTCAGGTACGGCCACCGCCTGCCCGCCGCGCTGGCCGGCGCCGTGTTCCTGGGCGCGTACCTGAGCGCCGCCCTGGCCACCGTCACCGACCGGCCGGCCTTCGAGACCGTCCAGGGCACGACGCTGCTGCTCGGCTGGTTCCTCGCCGCCGGCGTGACGGGGACGGTGACCCGGCACCGGCAGGCGTACCTGGAGCAGGCCGAGCAGCGCGCCGCCGAGGCCGAGCGGACCCGCGAGGAGGTCGCCAGGCGGCGGGCGGGCGAGGAGCGCCTGCGCATCGCCCGCGAGCTGCACGACTCGCTCACCCACAGCATCTCGGTCATCAAGGTGCAGGCAGGGGTGGCGGTGCACCTGGCGCGCAAGCGCGGCGAGGAGGTGCCGGCGGCGCTGCTGGCCATCCAGGAGGCGAGCGGCGACGCCATGCGCGAGCTGCGCGCCACGCTGGAGGTGCTGCGCGACGAGCCGGCGACGGCCCCGCCTCCGGAGGCGACGGCGGGGGATGCGGAGGACGAGCCGCCCGCGGACCCGGCGCCGAGCGGGCTCGACCGGCTCGACGACCTGGTGCAGCGGGCCCGCTCCATTGGCCTGCCGACCACGGTGACCGTCGAGGGGGACCGGCGCGCGCTGCCGCCCGAGGTGGACCGGGCCGCGTACCGGATCGTCCAGGAGGCGCTGACCAACGTCTCCCGGCACGCCGGCGGCGCGGCGGCCGAGGTGCGCGTCGAGTACGCGCCCGCCGAGCTGGTGGTGCAGGTGGACGACGACGGCGCGGCCAGCGCCGACGCGCCGCCGGTGCCCGGCACGGGCCTGCTCGGCATGCGCGAGCGCGTGACGGCGCTCGGCGGCCGGCTCCGCACCGAGCCGCGCCCCGAGGGCGGCTTCACCGTCCGCGCCGAGCTGCCGCTGCGGGAGCCGGCGTGA
- a CDS encoding response regulator codes for MIRVLLADDQALIRGGFRALLDAEDDLEVVAEAANGEQAVALALEHRPDVVLVDIQMPVMDGIEATRRIAADERLSGTHVVILTNYGLDEYVVDAMRAGAGGFLVKDTEPADLLQGVRVAARGDALLSPAITRRLIGEYVARRPGPAAEGLEVLTNREREVVALVARGLSNDEIAAHMVISPTTAKTHVSRAMTKLRARDRAQLVVFAYESGLVTPRRGGMGADH; via the coding sequence GTGATCCGGGTGCTGCTCGCCGACGACCAGGCGCTCATCCGCGGCGGCTTCCGCGCCTTGCTGGACGCCGAGGACGACCTGGAGGTGGTGGCCGAGGCCGCGAACGGCGAGCAGGCCGTCGCGCTGGCCCTGGAGCACCGCCCCGACGTGGTCCTGGTGGACATCCAGATGCCGGTGATGGACGGCATCGAGGCCACCCGCCGCATCGCCGCCGACGAGCGCCTGTCCGGCACGCACGTGGTGATCCTCACCAACTACGGCCTGGACGAGTACGTCGTGGACGCCATGCGGGCCGGCGCGGGCGGTTTCCTGGTGAAGGACACCGAGCCCGCCGACCTGCTCCAGGGCGTCCGGGTGGCGGCCCGCGGCGACGCGCTGCTCTCCCCCGCGATCACCCGCCGCCTCATCGGCGAGTACGTCGCCCGCCGCCCCGGCCCCGCCGCCGAGGGACTGGAGGTGCTGACCAACCGCGAGCGCGAGGTCGTCGCCCTGGTCGCCCGCGGCCTGTCCAACGACGAGATCGCCGCCCACATGGTGATCAGCCCGACGACCGCGAAGACGCACGTCAGCCGGGCGATGACCAAGCTGCGGGCCCGCGACCGCGCCCAGCTCGTCGTGTTCGCCTACGAATCCGGGCTGGTCACGCCCCGGCGTGGTGGAATGGGGGCGGATCACTAG
- a CDS encoding sulfite oxidase-like oxidoreductase has product MGIVSRGFHGKRRDGGDRLPPGQYLVEDFPVLSAGPTPRVPLERWEFAIDTEAGQTHRWSWDELMALPQETPTVDIHCVTKWSKLDTTWEGVSLDVLFEDVESAADYALIYSYGGYTTNVPVEDLLDGKAWIAHRFDGEELAPQHGGPARLVVPHLYFWKSAKWVRGIRLLNEDYPGFWETAGYHNYGDPWREQRYEGD; this is encoded by the coding sequence GTGGGCATTGTTTCGCGCGGCTTCCACGGGAAGCGGAGGGACGGCGGCGACCGGCTGCCGCCCGGGCAGTATCTGGTCGAGGACTTCCCGGTGCTGTCGGCGGGTCCGACGCCGCGGGTGCCGCTGGAGCGGTGGGAGTTCGCGATCGACACCGAGGCGGGGCAGACGCACCGCTGGTCGTGGGACGAGCTGATGGCGTTGCCTCAGGAGACCCCCACCGTCGACATTCATTGCGTGACCAAGTGGTCGAAGCTGGACACCACGTGGGAGGGCGTCTCCCTGGACGTGCTCTTCGAGGACGTCGAGAGCGCCGCCGACTACGCGCTGATCTACTCCTACGGCGGCTACACGACGAACGTGCCGGTCGAGGACCTGCTCGACGGCAAGGCGTGGATCGCGCACCGCTTCGACGGCGAAGAGCTGGCGCCCCAGCACGGCGGCCCGGCCCGGCTGGTCGTGCCGCACCTGTACTTCTGGAAGTCGGCCAAGTGGGTCCGCGGCATCCGCCTGCTCAACGAGGACTACCCGGGCTTCTGGGAGACCGCGGGCTACCACAACTACGGCGACCCGTGGCGCGAGCAGCGCTACGAGGGCGACTAA
- a CDS encoding ferredoxin reductase, producing MRPRLIWRTARLREARVETGTARTLVFEVPGWPGHAAGQHVDVRLTADDGYTAQRSYSLAAPADGELLELTVETVPDGEVSPYLTEVMRPGDEVEIRGPVGGWFVWRPASKAPVLLVAGGSGIVPLMAMIRERRRAASRVPFRLVYSLRAPESRYYAEELRRPEPGLDVTYLYTRATPDGVSRPAGRILLADLAEGGWPAGFEPDCYVCGPTGFVEAAADLLLALGHAPERIRTERFGPTGG from the coding sequence GTGCGCCCGCGCCTGATCTGGCGGACCGCCCGCCTGCGCGAGGCCCGCGTGGAGACCGGCACCGCGCGCACGCTGGTGTTCGAGGTGCCCGGCTGGCCGGGGCACGCGGCCGGCCAGCACGTGGACGTGCGGCTGACGGCCGACGACGGCTACACCGCGCAGCGCAGCTACTCGCTGGCCGCGCCCGCCGACGGCGAGCTGCTGGAGCTGACCGTCGAGACGGTGCCGGACGGCGAGGTGTCGCCGTACCTGACCGAGGTGATGCGGCCCGGCGACGAGGTCGAGATCCGCGGGCCGGTGGGCGGCTGGTTCGTCTGGCGGCCGGCGAGCAAGGCCCCGGTGCTGCTGGTGGCGGGCGGGTCCGGCATCGTGCCGCTGATGGCGATGATCAGGGAGCGCAGGCGGGCGGCCAGCCGGGTGCCGTTCCGCCTGGTCTACTCGCTGCGCGCCCCCGAGAGCCGCTACTACGCCGAGGAGCTGCGCCGTCCCGAGCCCGGGCTGGACGTCACCTACCTCTACACCCGGGCCACGCCCGACGGCGTCTCCCGCCCGGCCGGCCGCATCCTGCTGGCCGACCTGGCGGAGGGCGGCTGGCCGGCCGGCTTCGAGCCTGACTGCTACGTGTGCGGCCCGACGGGGTTCGTCGAGGCCGCCGCCGATCTGCTGCTGGCGCTCGGGCACGCCCCCGAGCGCATCAGAACCGAACGATTCGGTCCGACCGGAGGTTGA
- a CDS encoding DUF6510 family protein gives MTAEHLDGNALAGPLGEIFAVDVTAATGRCASCGLAGPVGGLHVYGPEPGLVARCPGCEEVVMRLVRGPGTAWLDLRGTVSLRMSLPE, from the coding sequence ATGACCGCTGAACACCTGGACGGCAACGCTTTGGCGGGCCCGCTCGGCGAGATCTTCGCCGTCGACGTCACCGCCGCCACCGGCCGCTGCGCGAGCTGCGGGCTGGCCGGCCCCGTCGGCGGGCTGCACGTCTACGGCCCGGAGCCGGGGCTGGTGGCGCGCTGCCCCGGCTGCGAGGAGGTGGTGATGAGGCTGGTGCGCGGCCCCGGCACGGCCTGGCTCGACCTGCGCGGCACGGTGTCCCTCAGGATGAGCCTGCCCGAGTGA
- a CDS encoding LCP family protein, with protein MSSGVVDAPPSEPGARPRRRSRRWLRWVLAVSVTVVLLVVGVAVGVLAKLNGNIKHEDVTADDLGATRPPKVAGTAMNVLVVGSDQRDGKNARYGHHIAGERTDTIMLMHVSSNRDNAMVISFPRDSLVQLPACRATGAFPGQRPHLGMINESFNSGGIACTWKTIESLTHIRIDHFVKVDFTGFKGIVNALGGVEVCLPQRVDDKKALLHLPAGRQTLTGEQALGYVRARYSLGDGSDIGRIQRQQMFIASMVKKVMSGETLTDPAKLFGLLDAATKAVTTDRDLTTGVMKDLATSLQGLNVGKIRFITTPWHYSLTQPGRVEWTQPQAGHLFQIVAKDQSVEGIKGGQAKVGRSKIQIELRNGTWRGGLGTQVAAFLEQRGYHITKIGDTARKPQARTTVLYGPNGETRVPTLTADLLGAKLREVPAARTNHLILVIGDDWKGLKALRPDDTEAIKGFDATHDSCAT; from the coding sequence GTGAGCAGCGGGGTTGTCGACGCGCCGCCTTCCGAGCCGGGCGCACGACCGCGCCGGCGCAGCCGCCGCTGGCTGCGCTGGGTGCTGGCGGTGTCGGTCACGGTCGTCCTGCTGGTGGTGGGCGTCGCGGTCGGCGTCCTCGCCAAGCTGAACGGCAACATCAAGCACGAGGACGTCACCGCCGACGACCTCGGCGCGACCCGGCCGCCGAAGGTCGCCGGCACCGCGATGAACGTCCTGGTGGTCGGCTCCGACCAGCGCGACGGCAAGAACGCCAGGTACGGCCACCACATCGCGGGCGAGCGCACCGACACGATCATGCTCATGCACGTGTCGTCCAACCGCGACAACGCGATGGTCATCAGCTTCCCGCGCGACTCGCTCGTCCAGCTCCCGGCCTGCCGCGCGACGGGCGCGTTCCCCGGCCAGCGGCCGCACCTCGGCATGATCAACGAGTCGTTCAACTCGGGCGGCATCGCCTGCACCTGGAAGACGATCGAGAGCCTCACCCACATCCGCATCGACCACTTCGTGAAGGTCGACTTCACCGGCTTCAAGGGCATCGTCAACGCCCTCGGCGGCGTCGAGGTCTGCCTGCCGCAGCGCGTGGACGACAAGAAGGCGCTGCTGCACCTGCCCGCCGGGCGGCAGACGCTGACCGGCGAGCAGGCGCTCGGCTACGTCCGCGCCCGCTACAGCCTCGGCGACGGCTCCGACATCGGGCGCATCCAGCGGCAGCAGATGTTCATCGCCTCGATGGTCAAGAAGGTGATGAGCGGCGAGACGCTCACCGACCCGGCCAAGCTGTTCGGCCTGCTCGACGCCGCCACCAAGGCGGTCACCACCGACCGCGACCTGACCACGGGCGTCATGAAGGACCTGGCGACCAGCCTCCAGGGGCTCAACGTCGGGAAGATCCGGTTCATCACCACCCCGTGGCACTACTCGCTCACCCAGCCGGGCCGCGTGGAATGGACGCAGCCGCAGGCCGGGCACCTGTTCCAGATCGTCGCGAAGGACCAGAGCGTCGAGGGCATCAAGGGCGGCCAGGCCAAGGTGGGCCGCTCCAAGATCCAGATCGAGCTGCGCAACGGCACCTGGCGCGGCGGGCTCGGCACCCAGGTCGCCGCCTTCCTGGAGCAGCGGGGCTACCACATCACCAAGATCGGCGACACGGCCCGCAAGCCGCAGGCCAGAACCACGGTCCTGTACGGCCCCAACGGCGAGACCCGCGTCCCCACGCTCACCGCCGACCTGCTCGGCGCGAAGCTGCGCGAGGTGCCGGCGGCCAGGACCAACCACCTCATCCTGGTCATCGGCGACGACTGGAAGGGCCTGAAGGCGCTGCGCCCGGACGACACCGAGGCCATCAAGGGCTTCGACGCCACCCACGACTCCTGCGCCACCTGA